A single region of the Lycium barbarum isolate Lr01 chromosome 2, ASM1917538v2, whole genome shotgun sequence genome encodes:
- the LOC132628595 gene encoding mavicyanin-like: MVLLVVMMATLGSTMAVVYQVGDSVGWTFNYNYEQWASSKNFQLDDVLVFNYNPQLHNVRQVNKTSFDSCTDHDPVASFYTGSDSLTLMTPGDYYFLCDIPDHCASGLKFHFKIAMPATPGGTNTNTPPESTTPPPAPKGFSYFPGSAGITPSRSNAYSSKWLPMSMLLPLFLASSMLLFMV, from the exons ATGGTGTTATTGGTGGTGATGATGGCTACCTTGGGATCCACCATGGCTGTTGTGTATCAAGTTGGTGATTCTGTTGGATGGACTTTCAACTATAACTatgaacaatgggcttcttccaagaaTTTTCAACTCGATGATGTCCTTG TTTTCAATTACAACCCACAACTGCACAACGTGAGGCAAGTGAACAAGACCAGCTTCGACTCCTGCACTGATCATGATCCAGTTGCCAGCTTCTACACCGGCAGCGACTCACTCACCCTCATGACTCCGGGTGATTACTACTTTTTGTGTGACATTCCTGATCATTGTGCTTCTGGACTCAAATTTCACTTCAAAATCGCTATGCCAGCGACTCCCGGGGGTACTAATACTAATACTCCTCCGGAAAGTACAACTCCTCCTCCTGCTCCAAAGGGTTTTTCTTATTTTCCTGGTTCTGCGGGTATCACTCCTAGTAGAAGCAATGCTTATTCATCCAAATGGTTACCAATGAGCATGTTATTGCCATTGTTTCTTGCTAGCTCTATGCTTCTATTCATGGTTTAG